CACATTTCTTTGTCATTAAATGTTTCCACTTAGAATACACcactgaaatattttacaaattcttCGACCTTCACTGCAACTGGATAATTTTATTCGTTCCAGATTACGTTTTTTAGTTCTGTGATGGAATTTTCATTTGGTTGTGAACATAAATAGCGATGCTTCCCAATATGACATATATATGTCAGTCATATGATGTTCTACATATTGTATAAACAATAGAAACTACAGTGGACACTATGTTCTTCCCATTACTTGTTTTCCTACAACAATAAAGACATTTCGTTTGTATACATCCGTAACATGACCTAGATATGACATTAGAGCGGCTTTCGCTGTAGTGTCATAATGCCAGCATGGCTGACACAAAGCAGGCGAGAGAGGTCTTTAcagtattatttttctgtatattatggTATGTTGTCAGTTCTAGTAACAATGTTATTGGAAAGATGTTACTCAATGACTTTCCATACCCAATGACAGTGACAATGGTTCAATTGACATCCATTACTCTATATTCTGGCCCCTTTTTCAATATGTGGGGCGTGCGAAGATTTGTTGATATCAGTTGGAGTTACTATATGAAAGTGATTGTACCTCTTGCATTAGGTAAATTTCTTGCATCTGTGTCTTCTCATGTTAGTATTTGGAAAGTACCAGTATCATACGCCCATACAGGTAAATTACAttgttataattatatgtatCTTTAAATTCTTTGAAAATCATTGCATATTGTGTGCTACCAAATGTCAACAGGAGTGTGTATATTCTCATTTTGTTTACAGTAAAAGCTACAATGCCTCTGTTTACTGTAGTTTTGTCAAGAATTATACTAGGAGAAAAGCAAACACTTACTGTAAGTATAAATGACATTCAGTGTTGAATTCGGGAATTAATAATTGACAGCTGTCATTGTTTAAAGTGAGTATTTCATGTTTTACTTTTTCAGGTATATTTGTCTCTCATACCAATAATTACTGGTGTTGCAATTGCTACCTTAACAGAAATATCCTTTGATATGATTGGTTTAATTAGTGCATTGATTGCAACGATGGGATTTtcacttcaaaatatattttcaaagaaagtaagtaaatttcACTGgtcatgtaaaataaaattttaattctatatttctATAAACGTTCAAGTTAAGAATTGTTCCAAAGTATTGTAGAATAATATTGATTTCAAATACAGTCCTAGaaatgtaagaataaacatgCCCAGTagttagtaatgctcatacaaagaggatcTTTCAAcacatgaacaataattggacaaatGTTCGATACAGGAACTCGACGCATCTAATCAAATCCTAActgcaaactgcagtcgacttcaataAGTCTAGTTGCCAAAGcatagaataaagttgttttctaGTACCGTAAAGTGAACTGAAGTGAAGTAAAAGAACTgaactagtttattgacaacttaagcagttttatcgcaattgggtacaacatttaatttagaaaggtgctaaattactgttcaaagtcacctcggcattcaaagtcaccccactttacggtaatgGAACTGGataatttctccattttctatgcaaaattttgtcgattccttagtctcccgtattttcttaaaaaaaaaaaagttggcaactgtAGGCTATAAATTAATCCATACAAATTTGCATAATGAACAGCTACCGGTACTTGATGCTATGTTGACAGGTGTTGCATGACACAGGGATTCACCATTTACGTTTGCTGCACATATTGGGACGTCTTGCTCTCATCATGTTTCTTCCAGTATGGATCATAGTTGATCTACAAAATGTTCTGCAGCATCCTACATTGGTAATTATACAGTGTTAATTGCATAGATTGGGCCACGAAGAAGTACCCCAGACAGATGCAATGTGTAAGTGGATACcgggtaatgtaggcctataatgtataactgcattattattacaataattgttttttCTAAAGGTTTG
This sequence is a window from Periplaneta americana isolate PAMFEO1 chromosome 2, P.americana_PAMFEO1_priV1, whole genome shotgun sequence. Protein-coding genes within it:
- the LOC138694590 gene encoding solute carrier family 35 member E1 homolog is translated as MADTKQAREVFTVLFFCILWYVVSSSNNVIGKMLLNDFPYPMTVTMVQLTSITLYSGPFFNMWGVRRFVDISWSYYMKVIVPLALGKFLASVSSHVSIWKVPVSYAHTVKATMPLFTVVLSRIILGEKQTLTVYLSLIPIITGVAIATLTEISFDMIGLISALIATMGFSLQNIFSKKVLHDTGIHHLRLLHILGRLALIMFLPVWIIVDLQNVLQHPTLVSGEDYRVLALLFLDGVLNWLQNIVAFSVLSLVTPLTYAVASASKRIFVIAVSLFMLGNPVTGTNIFGMALAIFGVLLYNKAKYDAREALKKETVLPFSQQSWQDKTGYVVYPSSPQHSVIEQKNSYPISNGYLNGGNHILNNNTSSNNNISNSNSKQTGNLLFV